A region of the Phaseolus vulgaris cultivar G19833 chromosome 11, P. vulgaris v2.0, whole genome shotgun sequence genome:
TAACCACCataattaacaattatttaaaaagaGCATAAACAAACCTTGGTCATCAGATTTATCACATGAGTCAGAACTTCCTTGCAGTAAACTTAAATCATTTGATTTAACATCCTCTTCTGgctcatttttcttttcttctttatcatCACCCTCATGACTGATTTCTTCATCCATGAGCTCAACTAGTTCCTTCAGGCTAACCAAACCGTCATTGTTGACATCTTGATCACCACCCTTGTTGCTGACTTGGTCATAAATCTTGCAATCAGTTACCATAAGCGAACTAGCAACACCTTGATCAGTAACATCAACAGAAATGTTATCAGATTCTATATCAGCGACTTCTAGGCCAGTAACCTCCACAGAAGCATCGGTGGATGCCTTTTCTAGGCCAGTAACCTCCACAGAAGCATCAGTGGATGCCTCGACAGGAAAACTTTCTTGGTAGGCACCAAGGCAATCCTTATTTTCAGTTTCTAGTTCGGAAGAATCACAAGTTTCCTCCAGATCAGGTAACGGCTCAGATCCTGAAAAATGATCACACTCCAATCACTTCACGGACGCAGTGCACGCAATGAACAATGTAGGACTAACTACAATAATAGACAACtatttagaagaagaaaaaacaaaccTGCTTCATCTGACGCGTTTGGTTCAGTCCCCATCTCCAAGCAGTTGATTTTCTCTGGTTCAGCTTCATCTAAAGCATGCGGTTGAACCACTGCATTATTTTCAGTCACAGAAACTAATTTCACATCCGAACCAGAAACATGTGATTGGCATTCGTATTCAGTGTTATGCTCTGAAGAGCAAACTTCGAACTCCTGAGTATTTTCGGAAACCACACTCGAATCCATCTGCAAACTAGATCCTGCATCAAGCACTCTCACAGATCAGTTCAGTAAAACCAAACACCATTACAAACAATACAAATATTCACAAAAAGACATATGTAATATACCTTGTTCAGTATCACACGAGTCTCCTGCTTTGTGCGAGACATTGCTCAGTTCTTGAGaaacatcatcatcatcatcaatctTGTCAAATCCAGTGTCTTCAGTATCAATCAAATTCATCTTAGACAATCCATTCTCCAACAACCTAACCGACCTCCTCGTGCTATATGTTCTCTGCACTGAAGCACCACCGGGGGTCTCAATCTTGGTGGTGCAAACCGAACGACTAGTAGTTCTTCTCCCACCAACGGAAGCTGCAGCAAGTGTTTTAGGCGCATCGTTCTTATCACCCTCTTGTTCTACCATCTCAACTTCTTTCTTTCTGCGAGTAGAAACTGCAGTAGCCCTTCTCCTACCCACAGCAGGAGTGACTGGTGGGACATTGGCATCTTTGTTTTCTTGCTCCATAACTCCCGATGCAACTCCACCTCTAGCCCCACGCAGAGGCCTGGCAGAGGCCGAAACCTTCGCTGTCGAATCTTCAGCTTCCGCTCTCGCTGCTTTCCTTTGACTTGCGGCTCTACCAGCCGTTCGGCATTGAACACTTGGGGTTCCAACATCAGCCTCGATTGAATTCAAAATCTCATCCAATCCTTCCACCTGAAATCAATAAATCAAAGAAAATGAAAacctaaattaaaaaatgaaaatccgCATCACCAATTCAAGCAAGAACCTCCGTCAGTGTGAATGAATGGAACAGTTATATTTTACAATAACAGGCGCTTCAGATGCGAAGCAGATCGGTGCAGTAACCAAAAAATGGAAGGATGAAACAATGGAATACTTACTTGATCGAGAGCAGCGAGAGCATCAGCCATGGCAACATTGGTGATGTTAGCGGGAATCTTGTTCTTCTTGCAGAGGGCCTGCAACTGCTTCCTTGCGAGAGAGTGGAAATCCATTGATGAGAGaaggaaaaaaacaaaacaaggtGTTTTGGTTTGTTGAAGAAGCGGCGAtggagagtgagagagaaacaCCACAAACGAGTGAAGAGCTTTGAAATGAGTGGGGGTATTTATATGTGCAGTGTCAAGGGTTAATCGAACGTAACTTCGAGAATATGACCGTTGGAGCCtccttttcaaatttgaattattGGGTCTGGGCCTGGGCCTGGGCCATGCGTTGAATTGGTAAGTTGATACATTCCCTTCGATCAAATATTTTCCATATTTTCcacaaattcttcctacaccccttttgtgagtaattatttttatggtttagggtttaggatttaattatttttatgagtaattaattaaaaatataaaaaaaacaaattatatatatataattatataaaaatagtagtaaaaaattatgtaacCGGTGTTTAGAAAGAAAgagttatataattattttatcagataaataaataaattattttttatttattaaaaggtaaaattattcattaaaagataatactaaaaaaattaacaaatgaTATGATATATTCTCTTGATATAGACTATTGGAAAAGAATCACTTTGTGTttctatatatttaatatatataagtaacaaataaaataaaaagtaacaaataagtatttttttattataaatttttatttattttaaattattattaaaattaaaatataatatgtataaaaaaatatttatttatatattgttattgataataatattttatataaaactatATTTGGAAAATCActttataattataatgataatatttatagaaaatgGAGTCTTATAAGACATGAATTGTTTTCTTGGATTGTAATCCAGTTTAGGAGATTGCATTAAATCAATATTTAACTTAATCTCAAAGTCCTTTATTACAGAAACCATTCTTATTATTTCAGACAAGTaaacatacaaaataatatataagaaaaacgtTATTTAGACAAATCATAACTGCCAAGTGTCTATAAattcgaaaaaaaaaattacctttatAGTTATTTCTTTCatggcaaattcttcctacacccaatctTTCTGATCATGCACCttcataattttaactttttgaaaaagcttttcattcttaaaatgaaaattcataattaaaaaataatacattccaaaAAAATAGATCTAGAAAAGATTAttgtatttcaaaaataaaatttcaaaaattaaatcaaaatctcccggataaaaaaaatccataatataaaatatttattctagaaaaaaaaaacatattgcGAAAAAGAGGATCTTGTACTATTATGTGTACCCATTTTATTTAAGGGCATTTTCGACTTTTCATATTGAAATTGAGTGCAGTTGTATGCTGCAGGAAGTAATTGCcttctttcattttatttttgtccATGTTTCCTTAACCTTGGTGCATGATACGGAATTTTacaacttttaaataaaatattctaataCATTTGaatttaagtttatattttttgaattttttttaaagatattttgtttGGATAAGATAATTCAAATctagttaatttattttttcttgtttgaacaaagtatttcaattaccattaaatgtaaaaaagaaatcacatattaaatatttattattaattcaaAATGATTCTTGTAGTAAATATTGGTTAGTGTTATTTTTCAAGCTCGTCAATAActtttcaattaatatttataaaaaatattgatcgACTTTAGATTGTTTTTAGTTCATTCCAATCATAATTATTTAGGTTGATAGATGAAGATTGTTTATACAATTTTGACAGTTAGGAGGAGtttttttcccatttttttatcaatgtcGATTGAAAAATTCTCTTAATTggcattgataaaaaaaaacttgttaaatATTGGTTGAAAGTTTTCTCATTAAACCTTTGAAAGAGAAATCTGAGCAAACTATTGACAAAGAACAATATTTGTGTCAGCAATAAGGAGCTGTTGTACATGTTTATGTAAAAGATGCATAAATTTCTAAATGACATGATGAACATTTTATGTTAGAAATAAGCGATAAATAAGAAACTGAAGTTGGTAACATATATTTGTGTGTGTATTCAGAAAACCTTGGACTTAGTAGATTTTTTCCACTACAAAACATCAAAATGTAACTAGCAATGCACTAGATTCTACTGGAGTCTCAACTTCCCATCAATATTGGAACAAATAAATCAATAACTAGCTAGTTGCAGTTCTCAGGAAACCAAGATCAGGCAAATGTACACTTACAAGACAGCTAAATAATTTCATGTACCTTTTATTTATCTAGACTAGATACATGATGAATAGGGAACTATACAGCATATTAATCCTTAAAAATGCTGACACTAAATTGAATAGGACTTCCCTATGTTGAAAAAAAGACATGCCTAATATATTGTGCTACAACTGTAAGATTATTGTTGCCATATAAGAATGTACATGTAACCTATGAATTCCTATCCACACCAGTATTCAGCAAAGCCACATTACTAGGTGTTTTCAATGGAGGCCTATTAATCTTCTCGAGTAATCTACTAAACACTAACTGGACTGGTATGCAAGCTACTGTAGTGGACCCAGAAATGTCTGGTTTAGTCAATCTATCTGTTTGATAACTACTGCTATCATGTAATGGCTTTCTACTAAAATTATGCTCAGTAGATAATGAGGACAGAGTTCTAGTTTTTTGGCAAGATGACAAGCTCAATTTCTTAGGCACCTTTTTTGAGGACCTTTTTTCTGCTGAAGATCGATGACTTTTAAGGCCACTCCTCTTTTGAAGGCTAGCCTGGTGACTGGAACTTCCAGCATTTAAACTTTTATATTCAAAGCTTTGTTCTTGATCTGAAGAGGGAAACTCAGCCGCACCTTCAGCACCATTTGATGATTGCGCATGGGGGCGCGGGATGCGAAAATTTGCAGTTCTCCTTGCAGTCCTCCATGCTGGTGGAAGCACACTACTTCCCTCAATACCAGTCACATCATTACTGAAGTCGTCAATTGTAGGAAAT
Encoded here:
- the LOC137817846 gene encoding uncharacterized protein isoform X1 — translated: MDFHSLARKQLQALCKKNKIPANITNVAMADALAALDQVEGLDEILNSIEADVGTPSVQCRTAGRAASQRKAARAEAEDSTAKVSASARPLRGARGGVASGVMEQENKDANVPPVTPAVGRRRATAVSTRRKKEVEMVEQEGDKNDAPKTLAAASVGGRRTTSRSVCTTKIETPGGASVQRTYSTRRSVRLLENGLSKMNLIDTEDTGFDKIDDDDDVSQELSNVSHKAGDSCDTEQGSSLQMDSSVVSENTQEFEVCSSEHNTEYECQSHVSGSDVKLVSVTENNAVVQPHALDEAEPEKINCLEMGTEPNASDEAGSEPLPDLEETCDSSELETENKDCLGAYQESFPVEASTDASVEVTGLEKASTDASVEVTGLEVADIESDNISVDVTDQGVASSLMVTDCKIYDQVSNKGGDQDVNNDGLVSLKELVELMDEEISHEGDDKEEKKNEPEEDVKSNDLSLLQGSSDSCDKSDDQGSEVLPVPEEISVDIVPSETSEDALVLVTDQDTATMTLEEVADEDVTVIDAPTDINESVEYNTGDANQDMKDETEHLNLACGNMTDEDYQHPITVDEKDTKESDSMIGSEGVPELESISNSAGELQKEELEEDKPEQIEESEEPVAEQVSVESASGPLDGELSSKSNVPTDGEVVSQDVTVVSSDVPVQSVVSNSLKENLTSDDLHKKTMGELKRMLKGLNLGGEKSNCNKTISKEVDKKRTALQVLPQNQMTSGEAQIED
- the LOC137817846 gene encoding uncharacterized protein isoform X2, which translates into the protein MDFHSLARKQLQALCKKNKIPANITNVAMADALAALDQVEGLDEILNSIEADVGTPSVQCRTAGRAASQRKAARAEAEDSTAKVSASARPLRGARGGVASGVMEQENKDANVPPVTPAVGRRRATAVSTRRKKEVEMVEQEGDKNDAPKTLAAASVGGRRTTSRSVCTTKIETPGGASVQRTYSTRRSVRLLENGLSKMNLIDTEDTGFDKIDDDDDVSQELSNVSHKAGDSCDTEQGSSLQMDSSVVSENTQEFEVCSSEHNTEYECQSHVSGSDVKLVSVTENNAVVQPHALDEAEPEKINCLEMGTEPNASDEAGSEPLPDLEETCDSSELETENKDCLGAYQESFPVEASTDASVEVTGLEVADIESDNISVDVTDQGVASSLMVTDCKIYDQVSNKGGDQDVNNDGLVSLKELVELMDEEISHEGDDKEEKKNEPEEDVKSNDLSLLQGSSDSCDKSDDQGSEVLPVPEEISVDIVPSETSEDALVLVTDQDTATMTLEEVADEDVTVIDAPTDINESVEYNTGDANQDMKDETEHLNLACGNMTDEDYQHPITVDEKDTKESDSMIGSEGVPELESISNSAGELQKEELEEDKPEQIEESEEPVAEQVSVESASGPLDGELSSKSNVPTDGEVVSQDVTVVSSDVPVQSVVSNSLKENLTSDDLHKKTMGELKRMLKGLNLGGEKSNCNKTISKEVDKKRTALQVLPQNQMTSGEAQIED